A genomic window from Sulfurimonas sp. hsl 1-7 includes:
- a CDS encoding TonB-dependent receptor domain-containing protein: protein MKKIIPLSLLAVSYLVANDLQVDTINVESTVISEVAENAQTSADVAKALSDKVPSIDMNRRSGIANDIYIRGQKRDNIVVEVDGTKVCGACPNRMDPPTSHIVANQVDKITVIEGPYDVESFGVLSGGVKIETKKPTKDLKGSINLGFGAWNYRKFGATVSGGNDFIRMIATVSDESSDQYKDGNGDTLAEQVDNYGTSTYLPQYHDTLAYKKKSAMAKAYISTFENQELRLSVTANRSDNILYPSSKMDAKYDDSNIYSAEYNIDSINDNFTNLNLQYYHSDVDHPMDTRFRTTTPMYMTNHLKTNMDGLKLKNTFDITGHELLLGLDTSKRTWEGEYYRTSTITGVDTPHTYPVSIPKTETENAAIFAKLKKAYGDFNVELGARYDNTKITNNGGYTNNDYSGFNANVITTYNINKENKIFAGFGQAYRVPDARELYFISSMTGNLVGSETLEQTKNQEVDLGYETDNQYFKLKAKAFYSMLDNYIYYQKQINGTAIMMNNFKNINASIYGAELSASIYATDDITIDMGASYKVGKKDEALIGQTDTDLADIAPLRGNIAVNYEYINNSMATLEVQASDRWDKIDSDNGEQEIAGWAVVNAKVKHAVNKKFDLTIGLNNIFDVTYAVNNTYADLTLLTGGATDIMILNEPGRYFYTNLDFKF, encoded by the coding sequence ATGAAGAAAATCATTCCATTATCATTACTTGCCGTATCGTACCTTGTTGCAAACGATCTACAAGTAGATACGATTAACGTTGAATCTACAGTAATTTCAGAAGTTGCAGAGAATGCACAAACTTCAGCTGACGTTGCAAAAGCACTTAGCGATAAAGTACCAAGTATCGATATGAATAGAAGAAGCGGTATCGCTAACGACATCTACATCCGTGGTCAAAAAAGGGATAACATCGTTGTAGAAGTTGACGGCACAAAAGTTTGCGGTGCATGTCCAAACAGAATGGATCCGCCGACATCACACATCGTTGCAAATCAAGTTGACAAGATAACGGTTATTGAAGGTCCTTACGATGTTGAGAGCTTTGGAGTTCTTAGCGGTGGTGTAAAAATCGAAACTAAAAAACCGACAAAAGATCTTAAAGGTTCAATTAACTTAGGTTTTGGTGCATGGAACTACAGAAAATTCGGTGCTACTGTAAGCGGTGGAAATGATTTTATCAGAATGATCGCAACTGTATCGGATGAATCTAGTGATCAGTATAAAGACGGAAACGGTGATACTCTAGCAGAGCAAGTTGATAATTACGGCACATCTACATATTTACCTCAATATCATGACACCCTTGCATACAAGAAAAAAAGTGCAATGGCAAAAGCCTATATCTCCACTTTTGAGAATCAAGAATTACGTCTTAGTGTAACTGCAAACAGAAGTGATAATATCCTTTATCCTAGTTCAAAAATGGATGCAAAATATGATGATTCAAATATTTACAGTGCCGAATACAATATTGACTCAATTAATGACAACTTTACAAATCTAAATCTTCAATATTATCATTCAGATGTTGACCACCCAATGGATACAAGATTCAGAACAACAACACCTATGTATATGACGAATCACTTAAAAACAAATATGGATGGTCTTAAACTTAAAAATACATTTGATATTACTGGACATGAGTTACTCTTAGGTCTCGATACTAGCAAAAGAACTTGGGAAGGTGAATACTACAGAACAAGTACTATAACAGGTGTAGACACTCCTCATACTTATCCTGTTTCTATTCCTAAAACAGAAACAGAAAATGCTGCTATCTTTGCAAAACTAAAAAAAGCATATGGAGACTTCAATGTTGAATTAGGTGCTAGATACGATAATACAAAAATAACAAATAATGGTGGTTATACTAATAATGACTACTCAGGTTTTAATGCTAATGTAATAACAACTTATAATATCAATAAAGAAAATAAGATTTTTGCCGGTTTTGGACAAGCTTACCGTGTTCCTGATGCAAGAGAACTCTACTTCATTTCATCAATGACTGGTAACTTAGTAGGATCAGAAACTCTGGAGCAAACAAAAAATCAAGAGGTAGATTTAGGTTATGAAACAGATAATCAATACTTCAAACTAAAAGCGAAAGCATTTTATTCTATGCTAGATAATTATATTTATTATCAAAAACAAATTAATGGTACAGCAATAATGATGAATAACTTTAAAAACATTAATGCATCAATTTATGGTGCAGAGTTAAGTGCATCAATATATGCTACTGATGATATCACAATCGATATGGGTGCTTCATATAAGGTTGGTAAAAAAGACGAAGCTTTAATAGGACAAACAGATACTGATCTTGCAGATATTGCTCCTTTACGCGGGAATATAGCAGTAAACTATGAGTATATAAACAATTCTATGGCAACTTTAGAAGTTCAAGCAAGTGATAGATGGGATAAAATAGATAGTGATAACGGTGAGCAAGAAATCGCTGGCTGGGCAGTTGTTAATGCGAAAGTAAAACATGCAGTAAATAAAAAGTTCGATCTTACAATCGGTCTTAACAATATCTTTGATGTAACATATGCTGTAAACAATACTTACGCAGACTTAACTCTTTTAACAGGTGGGGCAACTGATATAATGATTCTAAACGAACCGGGTCGTTACTTCTATACAAACTTAGACTTCAAATTCTAA
- a CDS encoding C40 family peptidase has product MPFLLFVVTSLLLLSGCSGKSPQTKQYANLTPYSPPLQQELSYKLHNKTPITLTIYEQYKKWVNTPYKYGGTTCYGIDCSSLVQQVYKDGFGLNIPRDTKHQAKIGTYVKKPEIKEGDLLLFKTGYSSRHSGVYLEAGNFLHTSTKHGVTISNLNNPYWREKYWQARRILNY; this is encoded by the coding sequence ATGCCTTTTTTACTCTTTGTCGTAACATCGCTTCTTCTTTTGAGTGGATGTTCCGGCAAGTCACCGCAAACGAAACAATATGCAAATTTAACACCCTATTCCCCTCCCTTACAACAAGAGCTTTCTTATAAACTACACAATAAAACCCCTATAACACTTACGATCTATGAACAATACAAAAAGTGGGTAAATACCCCTTATAAATATGGAGGAACTACCTGTTACGGGATAGACTGTTCCTCGTTAGTACAACAGGTTTACAAAGATGGTTTTGGATTAAATATTCCAAGAGATACGAAACATCAGGCTAAAATTGGAACTTATGTGAAAAAACCTGAAATAAAAGAGGGGGATCTGCTTCTTTTTAAAACCGGCTATAGTTCAAGACACTCTGGAGTTTACCTTGAAGCCGGAAATTTTTTGCACACCTCAACAAAACACGGTGTGACAATATCTAACCTCAATAATCCCTACTGGAGGGAAAAGTATTGGCAGGCAAGACGTATTCTGAATTACTAA
- a CDS encoding agmatine deiminase family protein encodes MLIPEFEKQSFTQVVFPHKNTDWNCCLEDARKNFVNIINAIRNFQPCLVVCYDIKEVQSYFNDHTNIKFVEYTANDTWARDSSALAVENDGEIKLLNFTFNAWGGKFEAELDNKMSRAIASVYSVPLEDVDLILEGGGVESNGEGLILTTSECMLNPNRNKELTKEQMTQKLKECFGAKEVLYLNHGYLAGDDTDSHIDTLARFISKDTVMYVACDDPQDEHYEALKMMEDELKEFVIEHKLKLIKLPMSSAVYDEDERLPATYANFLLVNGGVLVPTYNVKEDAEALEIFKWAFPDRKIVAIDCSTLIRQHGSLHCVTMNFASGITLL; translated from the coding sequence ATGTTAATACCAGAATTTGAGAAACAAAGCTTCACTCAAGTTGTTTTTCCTCATAAAAATACAGATTGGAACTGTTGTTTAGAGGATGCTAGAAAAAATTTTGTAAATATCATCAATGCGATCAGAAATTTTCAGCCATGTTTAGTTGTTTGTTATGACATAAAAGAGGTACAAAGCTATTTTAATGACCATACAAATATAAAGTTTGTAGAGTATACGGCAAACGATACATGGGCACGTGACAGCTCAGCACTTGCTGTTGAAAACGACGGTGAGATTAAACTGCTTAATTTCACGTTTAACGCATGGGGCGGTAAGTTTGAGGCAGAACTTGACAATAAAATGTCTCGCGCTATCGCTTCTGTTTATTCGGTCCCGTTAGAAGATGTAGACCTTATTTTAGAAGGTGGCGGTGTTGAAAGCAACGGTGAGGGACTCATCCTTACAACATCGGAGTGTATGCTCAACCCAAATAGAAATAAAGAGTTGACAAAAGAGCAAATGACACAAAAGTTAAAAGAGTGTTTTGGAGCCAAAGAGGTCTTATATCTTAATCACGGTTACCTTGCAGGGGATGATACAGATTCCCATATAGATACGCTTGCACGTTTTATCTCAAAAGACACGGTCATGTATGTAGCGTGTGATGACCCACAAGACGAGCACTACGAAGCATTAAAAATGATGGAGGATGAACTCAAAGAGTTTGTAATTGAACATAAACTAAAACTGATCAAACTTCCTATGAGTTCTGCTGTTTATGATGAAGATGAAAGACTCCCTGCAACTTATGCCAACTTTTTACTTGTAAACGGAGGAGTTTTAGTTCCAACTTACAATGTAAAAGAGGATGCAGAAGCTCTGGAGATCTTTAAATGGGCGTTCCCTGATCGCAAAATAGTTGCTATCGATTGTTCAACACTGATCCGTCAACACGGTTCACTTCACTGTGTCACTATGAACTTCGCTAGTGGAATTACTCTCTTGTAA
- the ispG gene encoding flavodoxin-dependent (E)-4-hydroxy-3-methylbut-2-enyl-diphosphate synthase, with protein sequence MIERYPTKKIYVGDVAVGGDAPISVQSMTYSDTHNVAATVEQINRLHFAGCDIVRVAVPDMEDALALKSIKEQISLPLVADIHFNHKLALIAAESVDCIRINPGNIGSKEKVAEVVKACQERNLPIRIGVNAGSLEKEFDNKYGQTAEAMVASAEYNIKYLEDLGFTDIKISLKASDVQRTVDAYRMLRPKNNYPFHLGVTEAGTLFHATVKSSIGLGALLLDGIGDTLRVSITGELEEEINVGRAILKDSGALPDGLNIISCPTCGRIEADLVSAVSEIEKRTAHIKTPLNVSVMGCVVNAIGEAAHADVAIAYGKGKGLVMVKGEVVANLDEKELVDKFVDEIEKMAGQE encoded by the coding sequence ATGATAGAAAGATACCCAACGAAAAAAATATATGTCGGAGATGTCGCTGTAGGTGGAGATGCACCTATATCTGTGCAATCTATGACATACTCAGATACACACAATGTTGCAGCAACTGTTGAGCAGATCAATCGTCTTCACTTTGCCGGATGTGACATTGTTCGTGTAGCCGTTCCCGATATGGAAGATGCACTGGCATTAAAAAGCATCAAAGAGCAGATCTCTCTTCCCCTTGTTGCAGATATACACTTTAACCATAAACTAGCACTCATTGCAGCTGAGTCAGTTGACTGTATACGTATCAATCCGGGTAATATCGGTTCTAAAGAGAAAGTTGCCGAAGTTGTAAAAGCATGCCAAGAGCGTAACCTTCCGATCCGAATCGGTGTCAATGCAGGAAGCCTAGAGAAAGAGTTCGATAACAAGTATGGTCAAACAGCCGAAGCGATGGTAGCAAGTGCCGAGTACAACATCAAATACCTAGAAGATTTAGGTTTTACAGATATCAAGATCTCTCTTAAAGCAAGTGATGTACAAAGAACGGTTGATGCCTACAGAATGCTTCGTCCTAAAAACAACTATCCTTTCCATTTAGGTGTAACAGAAGCCGGAACACTTTTTCATGCAACTGTAAAAAGTTCGATCGGTCTTGGAGCACTATTACTTGACGGTATCGGTGATACACTAAGAGTATCTATTACGGGTGAGCTTGAAGAGGAGATCAATGTCGGACGTGCAATCCTTAAAGACAGTGGTGCATTACCCGATGGACTGAACATTATTTCATGTCCAACTTGCGGTCGTATAGAAGCAGATCTTGTAAGTGCCGTAAGCGAGATCGAAAAAAGAACCGCGCACATAAAAACGCCGCTCAATGTAAGTGTAATGGGATGTGTAGTAAATGCGATCGGAGAAGCGGCTCATGCCGATGTTGCGATTGCGTACGGAAAAGGAAAAGGTCTAGTTATGGTTAAAGGTGAGGTTGTTGCAAACCTCGATGAAAAAGAGCTCGTTGACAAGTTTGTCGATGAAATTGAAAAAATGGCAGGTCAGGAGTAA
- a CDS encoding replicative DNA helicase, with the protein MQDNLYNLAFERSILSSIVFEPSQFDDLSVMLKVDDFYLPAHQDIFKAIMTLFQNDLPIDEEFIKKELNKMKKFDEQVLLEILAANPISNTKAYVDEVKDKSLKRHLLTLTTEIKRVTVEEELPSADVVDIVEKKLYEITQDNQTSDFLDSPTMTFQTMEYIKEMKARGNSVLVGVDTGFQDLNKMTTGFGKGDLVIVAARPAMGKTSFILNTVHNLIMQDKGVAFFSLEMPAEQLMLRMLSIQTSIPLQKLRVGDMSDEQWSQLNGAIDQMNNAKLFVDDTGSVNINQLRSKLRKLKAQHPEIEMAVIDYLQIMQGIGNQDRHLQVSDISRGLKMLARELGIPIVALSQLNRGLESRNDKRPMLSDIRESGSIEQDADIILFVYRDDVYLYKEEKEREKAAKAEGKEFTPTYVEKEEEDAEIIIGKQRNGPTGHVKLVFQKKLTRFVDAPTFSQATEFVYENVDTKSAQMDIGGADKIEMPTL; encoded by the coding sequence ATGCAAGACAACCTTTATAACTTAGCTTTTGAACGTAGTATCTTAAGCTCGATCGTTTTTGAACCTTCACAGTTTGATGATCTAAGTGTGATGCTAAAAGTGGATGATTTTTATCTCCCCGCACACCAAGATATCTTTAAAGCGATTATGACGCTCTTTCAAAACGACTTACCGATCGATGAGGAGTTTATAAAAAAAGAGCTCAACAAAATGAAAAAGTTTGATGAGCAGGTACTTTTAGAGATTCTTGCAGCAAACCCTATCTCAAACACTAAAGCGTATGTAGATGAAGTAAAAGACAAATCTTTAAAACGCCATCTCTTAACACTTACAACAGAGATTAAACGTGTAACAGTTGAAGAGGAGTTACCCTCAGCCGATGTTGTAGATATTGTAGAAAAAAAGCTCTACGAGATCACTCAGGACAACCAAACAAGTGACTTCCTTGATTCTCCTACGATGACATTTCAAACGATGGAATATATCAAAGAGATGAAAGCCCGCGGTAACTCTGTACTTGTCGGGGTAGATACAGGCTTTCAAGATCTTAATAAAATGACAACAGGTTTTGGTAAAGGGGACCTTGTTATCGTTGCAGCCCGTCCGGCGATGGGGAAAACATCATTTATTTTAAATACAGTTCACAATCTTATCATGCAGGATAAGGGTGTGGCATTTTTCTCATTAGAGATGCCGGCTGAACAGTTAATGCTTAGAATGCTTTCTATTCAAACTTCGATCCCACTGCAAAAACTGCGTGTCGGTGATATGAGTGATGAGCAATGGAGTCAGCTAAACGGTGCAATTGATCAAATGAACAATGCTAAGCTTTTTGTAGATGATACGGGTAGTGTAAACATTAATCAACTTCGTTCCAAACTGAGAAAGTTAAAAGCACAACATCCGGAAATCGAAATGGCCGTAATTGACTACCTACAGATTATGCAGGGGATCGGGAATCAAGACAGACACCTGCAAGTTTCTGATATCTCACGTGGTCTAAAAATGCTTGCCCGTGAACTTGGGATTCCGATTGTAGCACTTTCACAGCTCAACCGTGGACTTGAAAGCAGAAACGACAAACGTCCTATGCTGAGCGATATTCGTGAGTCTGGTTCAATTGAGCAGGATGCCGATATTATCCTCTTTGTATATCGTGATGATGTTTACCTGTACAAGGAAGAAAAAGAGCGTGAAAAAGCTGCCAAAGCGGAGGGGAAAGAGTTTACTCCAACCTATGTTGAAAAAGAGGAAGAGGATGCTGAGATCATCATCGGAAAACAAAGAAATGGTCCAACCGGGCATGTAAAACTTGTATTTCAGAAAAAGCTTACACGCTTTGTCGATGCCCCTACTTTCTCTCAGGCTACAGAGTTTGTCTATGAGAATGTCGATACAAAATCGGCTCAAATGGATATCGGCGGAGCTGACAAAATAGAGATGCCGACACTCTAA
- a CDS encoding alanine racemase, translating to MAYITLNKNNLFYNFDIIADKTKSKDKVAVVLKDNAYGHGLCEIAKMAQEYGISKAVVRSHAEAEAIYDYFEYILVLAEIPQKADQKIHYTVNDMKLISKFPEGTKVELKVNSGMNRNGVSLEELENSFAMIKQNNLELKGVFTHHSSADEEGDYFSFQKQNFALFKEKSKELAEEYGYTLAFHSANSAALFREENFDEDMVRIGIATYGCLEFPASMEQPDLKPVLSVYAKKNSSRVVKEGDCVGYGASFKSTKKQVVSNYDFGYGDGFLRACSNIYKTPENVSIAGRISMDNSSFLSDKEELLIFSDARDIAKFAGTISYELLTSLKSYIPRKIV from the coding sequence ATGGCTTATATAACTCTCAATAAAAACAATCTTTTTTATAATTTTGACATTATCGCAGATAAAACTAAAAGCAAAGATAAAGTTGCCGTTGTTTTAAAAGATAATGCATACGGACATGGACTTTGTGAAATTGCAAAAATGGCACAAGAATACGGAATCAGCAAAGCGGTAGTTCGATCACACGCCGAAGCAGAGGCTATTTATGATTATTTTGAATATATTTTAGTACTTGCCGAAATTCCACAAAAAGCAGATCAGAAAATTCACTATACTGTTAATGACATGAAGCTGATTAGTAAGTTTCCAGAAGGGACAAAAGTAGAACTTAAAGTAAACAGCGGCATGAACAGAAACGGTGTTTCATTAGAGGAGCTTGAAAATAGTTTTGCAATGATCAAACAAAATAATTTAGAGCTAAAAGGTGTTTTTACACACCATTCTTCTGCGGATGAAGAGGGGGATTACTTCTCTTTTCAAAAGCAGAACTTCGCCTTGTTTAAAGAAAAATCAAAAGAGTTGGCAGAGGAGTACGGATACACACTCGCATTTCATTCGGCAAACTCAGCGGCACTATTTCGAGAAGAGAATTTTGATGAAGATATGGTAAGAATAGGGATCGCAACATATGGATGTTTAGAGTTTCCTGCCAGCATGGAGCAACCGGATCTTAAACCTGTACTGAGTGTTTATGCTAAAAAAAACTCCTCAAGAGTAGTCAAAGAGGGTGATTGTGTCGGGTATGGCGCTAGTTTTAAAAGTACAAAAAAACAGGTTGTAAGCAATTACGACTTTGGTTACGGGGACGGCTTTTTACGTGCTTGTTCAAACATCTATAAAACACCGGAAAATGTAAGTATTGCAGGTAGAATTTCTATGGATAACAGCTCTTTTTTAAGTGATAAGGAGGAGTTACTGATCTTTAGCGATGCCAGAGATATAGCAAAGTTTGCAGGTACCATTTCATATGAACTTTTAACATCGTTAAAATCATACATACCGAGAAAAATAGTTTAG